Proteins encoded within one genomic window of Terriglobales bacterium:
- a CDS encoding TonB-dependent receptor, whose protein sequence is MPARTLSPAGPGCSWRGLFLLVYLLLAAVVWAQDASTGAISGTVSDATGARVADARVTATNQASGVARSTASDSEGRFSLQMLTPGLYTLRVEAAEMAPLEQRNIRVEVGGLADISLTLVVAGRKEQVTVTAETPLVETQPTAVSSMIGERDIEELPLNGRRYTDLALLTPGVTQDPRSLTSSSNGDLAFGGVRGYQSSFLVDGADNNNAFFSQARGRYRAPYQFSNEVIQEFRVSSNTYGVELGRTGGAVINVVTKSGSNYWHGSGFYYLRDSAFNATSPYVGFQPPNRQQQFGFTVGGPLKRNRMWIFAGFDQHLFHIPTVVQFVGGASTVVPTPADYEASDQALVFASAAELSTLAGTYPSALLGNAGFFKLDWAITPRNTLSARLSTSTYYGANNVFFDSASPITNYAISDNGEEKVNTQSAVVSLTSTLGPQTMSHLRVQFSHDLQSSDPNTGAALTEIYDIIQGFGRSSILPRETNERRLHIAETVSREAGRHSFKFGGDVSLVWLYNFFPSLFGGEYIFDNIRVNPFTFVPMTFGLRITPLRAYAHEVPRYYIQNFGSAVSHPNTQEYALFAQDTIRLTGHLALSLGVRWDLQTFHSSGLVTNPLWPDSGKMPFDGNNFAPRVGLAYSLGEKKPLVIRAGAGIFYARVPQIYNSAVETDNGITQSHLFLDNADFFDRMVFPSYPAPLVPCATNATTCTATGAAAGHLSTEISAFAHDFQMPYVEQASVSAEKEVTERLAIGVNGLYVHGVHLIRALDANLPPPIVLSYPVFDASGTTFTGQYWPVASFSTWQLVPSFTCPFPPCINPLERPIPQVGSIDVFQSAASSVYYGVTVSVRRRMTRGLYFRVAYTWAQAMDSGQDALVAGRPANVQNAYAPQLERGPSVTDQRNRFVAAWVWEPAFFHHDRPTAGKLFNDWKFSGVVTVGSGRPINARIYGDANQDDNSDNDRLPGYRRNSFLGPDYFTTDLRLGRVLHLQGRWQMELLVEAFNVFNRTNQRVTISDDGFLNAAGQFVPLPVTAGGTEYPGSYQQSSSFLVPTQAYAPRQVQVAVRVKF, encoded by the coding sequence ATGCCTGCTCGCACGCTGAGCCCGGCGGGCCCCGGCTGCTCGTGGCGCGGTCTCTTCCTCCTGGTGTATCTGCTGCTGGCGGCCGTGGTGTGGGCGCAGGACGCCTCCACCGGGGCCATCAGCGGCACGGTCAGCGACGCGACGGGCGCGCGCGTGGCAGACGCGCGGGTCACCGCCACCAACCAGGCCAGCGGCGTCGCCCGCTCCACCGCGAGCGACAGCGAAGGCCGCTTCTCCCTGCAGATGCTGACGCCCGGGCTTTACACTTTGCGCGTCGAGGCGGCGGAGATGGCGCCGCTGGAGCAGAGGAACATCCGCGTAGAGGTGGGCGGGCTGGCCGACATCAGCCTGACCCTGGTGGTGGCGGGACGAAAAGAGCAGGTCACGGTGACGGCGGAGACGCCGCTGGTCGAGACTCAGCCCACGGCGGTGTCGTCGATGATCGGGGAGCGCGACATCGAAGAGCTGCCGCTGAATGGGCGGCGCTACACCGACCTGGCGCTGCTGACCCCGGGGGTCACCCAGGACCCGCGCAGCCTGACCTCCAGCTCCAACGGCGACCTGGCCTTCGGGGGGGTGCGCGGCTACCAGTCCAGCTTCCTGGTGGACGGCGCCGACAACAACAACGCCTTCTTCTCGCAGGCGCGGGGCCGCTACCGCGCGCCCTACCAGTTCTCCAACGAGGTGATCCAGGAGTTCCGGGTGTCGTCGAACACCTACGGGGTGGAGCTGGGGCGGACGGGGGGCGCGGTGATCAACGTGGTCACCAAGTCGGGGAGCAACTACTGGCACGGCAGCGGCTTCTACTACCTGCGCGACAGCGCCTTCAACGCCACCAGCCCCTACGTGGGCTTCCAGCCGCCCAACCGGCAGCAGCAGTTCGGATTCACCGTGGGCGGGCCGCTGAAGCGCAACCGGATGTGGATCTTCGCGGGCTTCGACCAGCACCTCTTCCACATTCCCACGGTGGTGCAGTTCGTGGGCGGGGCGAGCACGGTCGTGCCCACGCCGGCGGACTACGAGGCCAGCGACCAGGCGCTGGTCTTCGCCAGCGCCGCCGAGCTTTCCACCCTGGCCGGAACCTATCCCTCGGCCCTGCTGGGGAACGCCGGCTTCTTCAAGCTGGACTGGGCCATCACCCCGCGGAACACGCTGTCGGCGCGGCTGAGCACCTCGACGTACTACGGGGCCAACAACGTCTTCTTCGACTCCGCCAGCCCCATCACCAACTACGCCATCAGCGACAACGGGGAGGAGAAGGTCAACACGCAGAGCGCGGTGGTGTCGCTGACCAGCACGCTGGGCCCGCAGACGATGAGCCACCTGCGGGTGCAGTTCTCGCACGACCTGCAGTCCTCCGATCCCAACACGGGCGCGGCGCTGACCGAGATCTACGACATCATCCAGGGCTTCGGGCGCTCCTCCATCCTGCCGCGGGAGACCAACGAGCGCCGGCTGCACATCGCCGAGACGGTGAGCCGGGAGGCGGGGCGGCACTCCTTCAAATTCGGCGGCGACGTCAGCCTGGTGTGGCTGTACAACTTCTTCCCCTCGCTCTTCGGCGGCGAGTACATCTTCGACAACATCCGGGTGAACCCCTTCACCTTCGTGCCCATGACCTTCGGGCTGCGGATCACGCCGCTGCGCGCGTACGCGCACGAGGTGCCGCGGTATTACATCCAGAACTTCGGCTCGGCGGTCTCGCATCCCAACACCCAGGAGTACGCGCTGTTCGCCCAGGACACGATCCGGCTGACCGGGCACCTGGCGCTCAGTCTGGGAGTGCGCTGGGACCTGCAGACCTTCCACAGCAGCGGCCTGGTCACGAACCCCTTGTGGCCGGACTCGGGCAAGATGCCCTTCGACGGCAACAACTTCGCGCCGCGGGTGGGGCTAGCCTATTCCCTCGGGGAGAAGAAGCCGCTGGTGATCCGGGCGGGAGCGGGGATCTTCTACGCGCGCGTGCCCCAGATCTACAACTCGGCGGTGGAGACCGACAACGGGATCACCCAGAGCCACCTCTTCCTGGACAACGCCGACTTCTTCGACCGCATGGTCTTCCCCAGCTATCCGGCGCCGCTGGTGCCCTGCGCCACTAACGCCACTACCTGCACGGCGACGGGGGCGGCGGCCGGCCACCTGAGCACCGAGATCTCCGCGTTCGCGCACGACTTCCAGATGCCCTACGTGGAGCAGGCCAGCGTGAGCGCGGAGAAGGAGGTGACGGAGCGGCTGGCCATCGGCGTGAACGGGCTGTACGTGCACGGGGTGCACCTGATCCGGGCGCTGGACGCCAACCTGCCGCCCCCCATCGTGCTCAGCTATCCCGTCTTCGATGCGAGCGGGACCACCTTCACCGGGCAATATTGGCCGGTGGCATCGTTCTCCACCTGGCAACTGGTACCGTCGTTCACCTGCCCCTTTCCGCCCTGCATCAACCCGCTGGAGCGGCCCATCCCGCAGGTGGGCTCGATCGACGTCTTCCAGAGCGCGGCCTCCAGCGTCTACTACGGGGTGACGGTGTCGGTGCGGCGGCGGATGACCCGCGGGCTGTACTTCCGCGTGGCCTACACCTGGGCGCAGGCGATGGACAGCGGCCAGGACGCGCTGGTGGCGGGACGTCCGGCCAACGTGCAGAACGCCTACGCGCCGCAACTGGAGCGCGGGCCCAGCGTCACCGACCAGCGCAACCGCTTCGTGGCCGCCTGGGTGTGGGAGCCGGCCTTCTTCCACCACGATCGTCCCACCGCCGGCAAGCTGTTCAACGACTGGAAGTTCTCCGGGGTGGTGACGGTGGGCAGCGGGCGGCCCATCAACGCCCGCATCTACGGAGACGCCAACCAGGACGACAACAGCGACAACGACCGACTGCCCGGCTACCGCCGCAACTCCTTCCTGGGGCCGGATTACTTCACCACCGACCTGCGTCTGGGACGGGTGCTGCACCTTCAGGGGAGATGGCAGATGGAGTTGCTGGTGGAGGCGTTCAACGTCTTCAACCGCACCAACCAGCGGGTGACCATCTCCGACGACGGCTTCCTGAACGCGGCCGGGCAGTTCGTCCCCCTGCCGGTGACGGCCGGGGGCACGGAGTATCCCGGTTCTTATCAGCAGTCCTCCAGCTTCCTGGTGCCCACCCAGGCCTACGCCCCCCGGCAGGTGCAGGTGGCGGTGCGGGTGAAGTTCTAG
- a CDS encoding zinc-ribbon domain containing protein, whose amino-acid sequence MEFQDKILKCVDCGAEFVFTAGEQLFFHDKQFKNEPKRCKPCKTKRATMVGAAAPGNSYQKVETRTTCSQCGKDTTVPFKPTQGRPVYCRECFQARRTSSASSAATA is encoded by the coding sequence ATGGAATTCCAGGACAAGATTCTGAAGTGCGTCGACTGCGGGGCCGAGTTCGTGTTCACGGCCGGGGAACAACTGTTCTTCCACGACAAACAGTTCAAGAACGAACCCAAGCGCTGCAAACCCTGCAAGACCAAGCGGGCCACCATGGTGGGAGCAGCGGCGCCGGGGAATTCCTACCAGAAGGTGGAGACGCGCACCACCTGCTCGCAATGCGGGAAGGACACCACCGTGCCCTTCAAGCCGACGCAGGGTCGCCCGGTGTATTGCCGGGAGTGCTTCCAGGCTCGGCGCACCTCGTCGGCCTCCTCCGCCGCCACCGCCTGA
- the rpsU gene encoding 30S ribosomal protein S21: MAEVRLQEGESLENALRRFKRKVQQEDIIKEVKRHSFYLKPGEKKRTKQALARKRNRKKARKEQD; the protein is encoded by the coding sequence TTGGCAGAAGTCAGGTTGCAAGAGGGCGAGTCGCTGGAGAATGCCCTGCGCCGCTTCAAGCGCAAGGTGCAGCAAGAGGACATCATCAAGGAGGTCAAGCGCCACTCCTTCTACCTCAAGCCCGGCGAGAAGAAGCGGACCAAGCAAGCGCTGGCCCGCAAACGGAACCGCAAGAAAGCGCGCAAGGAGCAGGATTGA